A section of the Pygocentrus nattereri isolate fPygNat1 chromosome 18, fPygNat1.pri, whole genome shotgun sequence genome encodes:
- the sparta gene encoding spartin a isoform X1 — MEASEPAELQVIKSHYEKAFECLDAGLLEDKAGNKGRAVVLYRLGRRHLLQGLEVATRGEHCAGADWDCARQMQLKMNETLSSITTRLAVLETACQGASGAQPLYPSLPVLQQPQRPARRPILNSRLSPTASGGVPFLPSSPVTASDVPSELPPAYTPQPTDGHFSLSHSEGKDWPSLPRPKQISRHQSLNEGGEDLLFLPYGVQIFFVTADGQVSAPSYPGYLRIILNDRQRHRDSNDISDIRQPPAYLQVCDWHYPLFPDSPVLLSNTGVFTFPDTTAAVPGSYVGVVLSSELSATDRALFQEHLSVLTQLRVQAADDEAGEPTGTDVVNLNEKAPISPSSDTATAMDTSPGKEENILPEWSEKMSQSILAGASWLSRGLVQGAEVTGKAIHKGASKLREHITPEETPAEVSPRVTRGLYVAKQATGGAVKVSNFLVDGLSSVVELVGKELAPHVKKHGSKLIPESLKKNKDACTNMGGAKVVAASSLKGLSTLWSGLETAAKTIGKSASSETVLTVKHKYGEEAGQATDTAVQSVVDVGVTAFNMDNIAVKAVLKGAGKQTSKALAEEDETMEPEKAAKRKEQEKK; from the exons ATGGAAGCTTCTGAGCCTGCTGAGCTGCAGGTCATAAAGAGCCATTATGAGAAAGCGTTCGAATGCCTCGATGCGGGTCTGCTGGAGGACAAAGCAGGGAACAAAGGCCGAGCTGTGGTGTTGTACCGCCTGGGCCGCCGCCATCTCCTCCAGGGCCTGGAGGTGGCCACCCGTGGGGAGCACTGTGCAGGAGCCGATTGGGACTGTGCCCGGCAGATGCAGCTGAAGATGAACGAGACCCTGAGCAGCATCACCACTCGGCTGGCTGTGCTGGAGACCGCGTGCCAGGGGGCGTCAGGGGCCCAACCACTCTATCCAAGCCTGCCTGTCCTGCAGCAGCCGCAGAGACCAGCCAGAAGACCCATTCTTAACAGCAGGCTCTCCCCAACAGCTTCTGGAGGTGTTCCTTTTCTGCCAAGCTCTCCAGTCACCGCCTCTGATGTGCCCAGCGAGCTGCCGCCGGCCTACACCCCTCAGCCCACAGATGggcacttctctctttctcacagtgAAGGGAAAGACTGGCCTTCACTGCCAAGACCAAAGCAGATCTCCCGCCATCAGAGCTTGAATGAAGGTGGAGAGGATCTGTTATTCCTGCCATATGGAGTACAGATTTTCTTCGTAACAGCCGACGGCCAGGTCAGCGCTCCTTCATACCCGGGGTACCTTCGCATCATCCTGAACGACAGACAGCGTCATCGTGACAGCAATGATATCAGTGATATCAGGCAACCTCCTGCTTACCTACAG GTGTGTGACTGGCACTACCCACTGTTTCCAGACTCACCAGTCCTGCTTAGCAACACAGGTGTGTTTACATTCCCTGATACCACAGCAGCGGTGCCAGGGTCGTACGTCGGAGTGGTGCTGTCCTCGGAGCTGTCCGCAACAGACAGAGCTCTTTTCCAGGAGCACCTCTCCGTGCTCACACAGCTCAGAGTGCAG GCTGCAGATGATGAAGCAGGTGAGCCTACAGGCACCGACGTCGTTAACCTGAATGAGAAGGCTCCCATCAGCCCCTCCAGCGACACAGCCACGGCAATGGACACATCTCCAGGAAAAGAGGAGAACATCTTGCCTGAATGGAGTGAGAAGATGTCGCAGAGCATCCTAGCAG GGGCTTCGTGGCTCAGTCGTGGGCTCGTACAGGGAGCGGAGGTCACAGGCAAAGCCATCCACAAAGGAGCCAGCAAATTGCGTGAACACATCACCCCAGAGGAGACGCCAGCAGAGGTCAGCCCCAGGGTCACCAGGGGCCTATATGTAGCCAAGCAAGCCACAGGAGGTGCCGTCAAAGTCAGTAATTTTTTGG TTGACGGCCTCTCCTCTGTGGTGGAGCTTGTTGGGAAGGAGCTGGCGCCTCACGTAAAGAAGCACGGCAGCAAACTGATCCCGGAGtctttaaagaagaataaagacGCCTGCACCAACATGGGCGGAGCCAAGGTGGTGGCTGCTAGTAGCTTAAAAG GTCTGTCGACCCTATGGTCAGGTTTGGAGACGGCGGCTAAGACGATTGGTAAAAGCGCGAGCTCAGAGACCGTCCTTACCGTCAAGCACAA GTATGGGGAGGAAGCCGGCCAGGCTACAGACACTGCTGTCCAGTCGGTGGTCGACGTGGGCGTTACGGCCTTCAACATGGACAACATTGCTGTCAAGGCTGTACTGAAAGGTGCAGGCAAGCAGACCTCAAAAGCCTTAGCTGAAGAGGACGAGACCATGGAGCCAGAGAAGGCGGCTAAAAGAAAGGAGCAGGAGAAAAAATAA
- the sparta gene encoding spartin a isoform X3 yields MEASEPAELQVIKSHYEKAFECLDAGLLEDKAGNKGRAVVLYRLGRRHLLQGLEVATRGEHCAGADWDCARQMQLKMNETLSSITTRLAVLETACQGASGAQPLYPSLPVLQQPQRPARRPILNSRLSPTASGGVPFLPSSPVTASDVPSELPPAYTPQPTDGHFSLSHSEGKDWPSLPRPKQISRHQSLNEGGEDLLFLPYGVQIFFVTADGQVSAPSYPGYLRIILNDRQRHRDSNDISDIRQPPAYLQVCDWHYPLFPDSPVLLSNTGVFTFPDTTAAVPGSYVGVVLSSELSATDRALFQEHLSVLTQLRVQAADDEAGEPTGTDVVNLNEKAPISPSSDTATAMDTSPGKEENILPEWSEKMSQSILAVDGLSSVVELVGKELAPHVKKHGSKLIPESLKKNKDACTNMGGAKVVAASSLKGLSTLWSGLETAAKTIGKSASSETVLTVKHKYGEEAGQATDTAVQSVVDVGVTAFNMDNIAVKAVLKGAGKQTSKALAEEDETMEPEKAAKRKEQEKK; encoded by the exons ATGGAAGCTTCTGAGCCTGCTGAGCTGCAGGTCATAAAGAGCCATTATGAGAAAGCGTTCGAATGCCTCGATGCGGGTCTGCTGGAGGACAAAGCAGGGAACAAAGGCCGAGCTGTGGTGTTGTACCGCCTGGGCCGCCGCCATCTCCTCCAGGGCCTGGAGGTGGCCACCCGTGGGGAGCACTGTGCAGGAGCCGATTGGGACTGTGCCCGGCAGATGCAGCTGAAGATGAACGAGACCCTGAGCAGCATCACCACTCGGCTGGCTGTGCTGGAGACCGCGTGCCAGGGGGCGTCAGGGGCCCAACCACTCTATCCAAGCCTGCCTGTCCTGCAGCAGCCGCAGAGACCAGCCAGAAGACCCATTCTTAACAGCAGGCTCTCCCCAACAGCTTCTGGAGGTGTTCCTTTTCTGCCAAGCTCTCCAGTCACCGCCTCTGATGTGCCCAGCGAGCTGCCGCCGGCCTACACCCCTCAGCCCACAGATGggcacttctctctttctcacagtgAAGGGAAAGACTGGCCTTCACTGCCAAGACCAAAGCAGATCTCCCGCCATCAGAGCTTGAATGAAGGTGGAGAGGATCTGTTATTCCTGCCATATGGAGTACAGATTTTCTTCGTAACAGCCGACGGCCAGGTCAGCGCTCCTTCATACCCGGGGTACCTTCGCATCATCCTGAACGACAGACAGCGTCATCGTGACAGCAATGATATCAGTGATATCAGGCAACCTCCTGCTTACCTACAG GTGTGTGACTGGCACTACCCACTGTTTCCAGACTCACCAGTCCTGCTTAGCAACACAGGTGTGTTTACATTCCCTGATACCACAGCAGCGGTGCCAGGGTCGTACGTCGGAGTGGTGCTGTCCTCGGAGCTGTCCGCAACAGACAGAGCTCTTTTCCAGGAGCACCTCTCCGTGCTCACACAGCTCAGAGTGCAG GCTGCAGATGATGAAGCAGGTGAGCCTACAGGCACCGACGTCGTTAACCTGAATGAGAAGGCTCCCATCAGCCCCTCCAGCGACACAGCCACGGCAATGGACACATCTCCAGGAAAAGAGGAGAACATCTTGCCTGAATGGAGTGAGAAGATGTCGCAGAGCATCCTAGCAG TTGACGGCCTCTCCTCTGTGGTGGAGCTTGTTGGGAAGGAGCTGGCGCCTCACGTAAAGAAGCACGGCAGCAAACTGATCCCGGAGtctttaaagaagaataaagacGCCTGCACCAACATGGGCGGAGCCAAGGTGGTGGCTGCTAGTAGCTTAAAAG GTCTGTCGACCCTATGGTCAGGTTTGGAGACGGCGGCTAAGACGATTGGTAAAAGCGCGAGCTCAGAGACCGTCCTTACCGTCAAGCACAA GTATGGGGAGGAAGCCGGCCAGGCTACAGACACTGCTGTCCAGTCGGTGGTCGACGTGGGCGTTACGGCCTTCAACATGGACAACATTGCTGTCAAGGCTGTACTGAAAGGTGCAGGCAAGCAGACCTCAAAAGCCTTAGCTGAAGAGGACGAGACCATGGAGCCAGAGAAGGCGGCTAAAAGAAAGGAGCAGGAGAAAAAATAA
- the sparta gene encoding spartin a isoform X2 has product MEASEPAELQVIKSHYEKAFECLDAGLLEDKAGNKGRAVVLYRLGRRHLLQGLEVATRGEHCAGADWDCARQMQLKMNETLSSITTRLAVLETACQGASGAQPLYPSLPVLQQPQRPARRPILNSRLSPTASGGVPFLPSSPVTASDVPSELPPAYTPQPTDGHFSLSHSEGKDWPSLPRPKQISRHQSLNEGGEDLLFLPYGVQIFFVTADGQVSAPSYPGYLRIILNDRQRHRDSNDISDIRQPPAYLQVCDWHYPLFPDSPVLLSNTGVFTFPDTTAAVPGSYVGVVLSSELSATDRALFQEHLSVLTQLRVQAADDEAGEPTGTDVVNLNEKAPISPSSDTATAMDTSPGKEENILPEWSEKMSQSILAGASWLSRGLVQGAEVTGKAIHKGASKLREHITPEETPAEVSPRVTRGLYVAKQATGGAVKVSNFLVDGLSSVVELVGKELAPHVKKHGSKLIPESLKKNKDACTNMGGAKVVAASSLKGLSTLWSGLETAAKTIGKSASSETVLTVKHKFRGLESILDPSSNI; this is encoded by the exons ATGGAAGCTTCTGAGCCTGCTGAGCTGCAGGTCATAAAGAGCCATTATGAGAAAGCGTTCGAATGCCTCGATGCGGGTCTGCTGGAGGACAAAGCAGGGAACAAAGGCCGAGCTGTGGTGTTGTACCGCCTGGGCCGCCGCCATCTCCTCCAGGGCCTGGAGGTGGCCACCCGTGGGGAGCACTGTGCAGGAGCCGATTGGGACTGTGCCCGGCAGATGCAGCTGAAGATGAACGAGACCCTGAGCAGCATCACCACTCGGCTGGCTGTGCTGGAGACCGCGTGCCAGGGGGCGTCAGGGGCCCAACCACTCTATCCAAGCCTGCCTGTCCTGCAGCAGCCGCAGAGACCAGCCAGAAGACCCATTCTTAACAGCAGGCTCTCCCCAACAGCTTCTGGAGGTGTTCCTTTTCTGCCAAGCTCTCCAGTCACCGCCTCTGATGTGCCCAGCGAGCTGCCGCCGGCCTACACCCCTCAGCCCACAGATGggcacttctctctttctcacagtgAAGGGAAAGACTGGCCTTCACTGCCAAGACCAAAGCAGATCTCCCGCCATCAGAGCTTGAATGAAGGTGGAGAGGATCTGTTATTCCTGCCATATGGAGTACAGATTTTCTTCGTAACAGCCGACGGCCAGGTCAGCGCTCCTTCATACCCGGGGTACCTTCGCATCATCCTGAACGACAGACAGCGTCATCGTGACAGCAATGATATCAGTGATATCAGGCAACCTCCTGCTTACCTACAG GTGTGTGACTGGCACTACCCACTGTTTCCAGACTCACCAGTCCTGCTTAGCAACACAGGTGTGTTTACATTCCCTGATACCACAGCAGCGGTGCCAGGGTCGTACGTCGGAGTGGTGCTGTCCTCGGAGCTGTCCGCAACAGACAGAGCTCTTTTCCAGGAGCACCTCTCCGTGCTCACACAGCTCAGAGTGCAG GCTGCAGATGATGAAGCAGGTGAGCCTACAGGCACCGACGTCGTTAACCTGAATGAGAAGGCTCCCATCAGCCCCTCCAGCGACACAGCCACGGCAATGGACACATCTCCAGGAAAAGAGGAGAACATCTTGCCTGAATGGAGTGAGAAGATGTCGCAGAGCATCCTAGCAG GGGCTTCGTGGCTCAGTCGTGGGCTCGTACAGGGAGCGGAGGTCACAGGCAAAGCCATCCACAAAGGAGCCAGCAAATTGCGTGAACACATCACCCCAGAGGAGACGCCAGCAGAGGTCAGCCCCAGGGTCACCAGGGGCCTATATGTAGCCAAGCAAGCCACAGGAGGTGCCGTCAAAGTCAGTAATTTTTTGG TTGACGGCCTCTCCTCTGTGGTGGAGCTTGTTGGGAAGGAGCTGGCGCCTCACGTAAAGAAGCACGGCAGCAAACTGATCCCGGAGtctttaaagaagaataaagacGCCTGCACCAACATGGGCGGAGCCAAGGTGGTGGCTGCTAGTAGCTTAAAAG GTCTGTCGACCCTATGGTCAGGTTTGGAGACGGCGGCTAAGACGATTGGTAAAAGCGCGAGCTCAGAGACCGTCCTTACCGTCAAGCACAA atttaggGGTCTAGAAAGCATCCTGGACCCCTCTAGCAACATTTAA